The stretch of DNA GCCATTAAAAATTATCGACTCAAGCACATTGCCACTTAATTTAACCAATCATAGATGGGCAAAATTCCGTAAAACAAAGGCTGGTGTAAAGTTGCATCTACGCCTTGTGTTTATGGAAAAAGGGACTTCCTATCCTGAAAAAGCCATCATGACAACGGCAAAAGAACATGATCGTGGTCAACTCGAAATCATGGTAGATGACAGAGAATGCATGTATGTGTTTGACCGTGGATACCTAGATTACGAGCGTTTTGATCGCATGACAGATGAAGGATTTTTCTTCCTTTCTAGGTTAAGGAAAAACGCTGTTATACGGGATGTATATGATTTTAAACTAGTCGAGGATTCCGCTGTTTTGTCCGATCAAATGGTGTTGATAGGTACCACTCAAAACCGTGCTGAAAATTACTTTCGCCTAATAAAAGTGTTAGATACAAAAGGAAATATCCTTCACTTAATCACGAATCGTTTTGATTTGAGTGCTGAAGAAATTTCAGAGATGTATAAATCAAGATGGGCGATTGAACTATTTTTCAAATGGATCAAGCAACATCTCAGCATCAAAAAATTCTATGGTCAAAGTGAATGGGCTATTCAAAATCAAGTATTTATCGCATTGATTGTTTTTTGCCTACATGTACTCGTACAAATTGAAACTGGAAGTAAGCGAAAAACCTTACAGATTAGCCGTTATCTAAAGGCTGCATTCTGGAAATCAGCACATATTTGGATTAGGAAGATTGAAGGAAAAGCGATTCCTTAAAACCAAATTGTTGTCGTCACTTGAGTCTAATTGTAAATAATTAACAAATGAACGGAGCCACCTTTAGTTGGGTATTTCCTTTTTTGGCTCTAAACAGAAAAAATGATAAAACTGAAAATTCAAACATTATTTATGCAACACTAGTGATCTACAAAGAGTATAGAAAGAATCATATATAAACAAAAAGAATAAGTTTCTTCAAAATGCCTAATGTAAAAGTTCGATTTACATTAGGCATTTTTAGTGCTGTCTCAAAATTACTACATAACCAGAAATTAGGAAGCGTAGGAGGTCCACGGGTTATAAAATAAGGATAAGTATAGGAAGGGGCTGCAAATTATGATTTATAAACTTAGGAAGAGAACAAAAGAAGATGTTAATGAGTTCATTACTTGGACATTTAATGGCGTATATTCTTTTTATGACAATAATATTCAAGGGGAAAAAATAAATGCGTTCCTTGAAAGTGTAGATTCTGATAATTATTATTCAGTCATTAATGATCAAGGGAACTTAATTGGAAACTGTGAGTTCTTTAATGTTGGGGAATCTCCTGAAGAGGTTATAGCGGTAGGTGTGCAAATGAAACCTTCTCTGACAGGAAAAGGGAACGGTTTAAAGTTTATACAAAGAATAGCTGAACAAGGGAGAGAGCTTCTAGGATATGACCACTTAGAGCTGGCAGTTGTTGACTTTAATAAGCGGGCAATCAAAGTTTATGAAAAGGCAAGCTTTAATACAAAGGGAAACTTTCAAAACAATATAAGAGGAAAAGACTATAATTTCATCATAATGGAAAAGGATTGGTGAAATAATTCCTTATTTAAGTAAAGGGAGCGATTGTGAAATAACACAGGTAGAAAAATCAATATTTAACCCTCAGGAGAAGAAGCCATTTTAATCAATCTTTTTTCAAAATGGCTTCTTTTTGTTAGTGATAATATTAAGATTTGTGAAATGTGTTTGTTTAAACTTTATTCCAAACCAACAGTAAGGATTTTACTCCCGCGTTATCGCGTCTATTCATCAACGTCCTTACTCTCTTTTTTGAGTCCCTATATTCTCTTGAATTGTAGTATCATTAAACTATGTGAATATTCTATTATTTAGGAGAGGGATCAGTGAAAATCGGACTCGTAAGACATTTCAAAGTAAAAAGAGGGTATCCGGAAAAATCCGTTTCTACAGATGAATTAATGAAGTGGGTAGAAGACTATGATGCATCGGAAGTCGTAGAAAATGAAGTAGATCTTTGTGGAGTGGAATGGCAGCAATGTTATGCGAGCGATTTAACGAGAGCGGTGAAAACCGCAGAAAAAACGTATAGTGGTTCTGTTATTTATTTGGAGGAGCTTAGAGAAATCAGCATTGCCCCTCTCTTTCATTCGAAGTTCAAGTTTCCTTATTTTTTACATATGGGATTAATCCGAGGTGCCTGGTGGTTGAATCATCGTTCACAGCCTGAGAGCAAACAAGAAATTTTGGAACGAGTAAAAACAGTAGTCGATCAAGTAGTTAAAACAAACCAAGATACTCTTATTGTCGGCCATGGTGGCATCATGATTTTTATGAGGAAAGAATTAATCCGTCGTGGTTTTCGTGGTCCCTCTTATCGATCGCCTTTGAATGGATGGGTATATGTTTTTGAACGAGGTGGATTGATGAAGTAAGGTGGAGGTAATCAAGGAAATAATACTATTTTAGTAATGCTTTTATATGATGAACCTAACAGAACAATGAAAGGGGACTTCTCTTCAGTAGAAGTCCCCGAATTCTCTTTAAAACCGCTAGTGAAATGAACCGTTCTTATGAAAATGGTGTGTTAAGAGATATGGTTGAATTTGGTGAAATTTGGTAAAATGTTCGTTGGAGCGGTATGGTAGCGTCCAGCGGCTAAATTCAACAAAGATATTTAACGGAGCTTATGAAAAAAAGAAAAACTTAAAAGCAATCCTCCAACATAAAGTCCAATTGCAAAATAAGCAGGAAGTAAATGAACAAAGCTCGTGTAGCCAATGGCATAATGGATGTAGATTCCAGAAATAAAAGCCGGAAGCCCACCGACGAAAAATGTCCACCACACCCATTTGTTTCCTTGTTGAAAGCCCCAAAGAGCAAGCATTAATACAAGTAAACCGACGCTTAATAACGCACTTCCAAACCCAGCCCGGTCATGAGCCATGACAGGAATTAAGTCTTGGTTAAACTGTTGTAGTTGTTCGGGAGTCATACAAATATACAATAGATCAGTGGGAACAAACACAGAGGTAACACCAAAGGTCGAAATAACAACACCACCGACCACAAAGGAAAATCCTAACAGGACAAGCAAGAATTGACCAAATAAAGAGCGATACCATGATGAATCATTTTTTCGGTTCGAAGAGGAAGGTGTCCCGCATATTCCTCTTGTTTGAAAGAATCCATAAAGAAAAAAAGGCAATAAAATGAGCCAAAACAATAGGTGTAGCCAATCAAAATATCCGAAACCAATAAAGGAGAATATTCCTAAAAAGCCAATGATAGCAGCAACATCTGTCGCTTGTTTGGCCCATCTTAATTTCTGCCGTATGCCATAATAGGCAAGTGTCATATACACAATCCCACCTGAAATCATCGTTCCGGCAAGCGTCATTCGATCATGGGCCATGAAGAGCATAATACGATCGTTGAATTGCCAAATGACTTCCTTCTTCATATTTAAAAATGCTTCATCATAAGGAAGAATAATCGATGTGAGACTAAAAAGGAGAGCGAGTAAGCCTCCAAGGAAAATAAACAACCCAAATATCCAATAAGAGAACCAACCCTTTTGAGGAGAAGACTCTACTAGAACACTTGAAACTAGAGCTTCATTAACCCGTTTCGTTAGTCCAGGTCCAGAAAAAACGTATCCATCAGATAGCATTACAGCATCCACACCGGCATTCAATAGCTGTAACGCATTCTCCGGTTCTACTATTCCTCCAGATGTAATAATACTTTGCTGAAAGCCCCTTTTTCTCCAATTTTCAACGTTTTTCAAAAGATCTTGAAATGTCCCAGCTCCAGAATTAATGACGATTCCGGCACATGAATTCAGCAATTCAAAATCGGTTTTAGCAAGATGATCAAGCGATATTCCGATAAAAAGGGGTTTGGTCGGACTGGAAATAAAGTTAGTCTCGAACGATTCGATAATATACCCGTCCGCATACGGTTCTAGTTGTAGAATCATCTCATTTATTTCAGAAGGACGTCCCGATAGTCTCAAAAGTAATGGCTGCTTTTTTCTTAACTTTTTCAGCTTCTCAATCGTGGCCAATAGTCCAATAGAAGGAGAGCTATCAGGAAAAATAATTTGTTGTTTTTTTCGATCAACAATGGGCTGCTTTTCAGTTTTTGTCGGTGCTATGGTAAGAGGCCCAATTTCTAGAAATCCGAAACCTAAATTGGAAAATGCTTTCGTCCCAGACTGCAAGGGGTCGATTTTTCCTGAAAGACCGACAGGATTTTTTAGCTCAATCCCATTTAATGAGCGCTTTAAATACGGAGAACTCTCTTCACGGCCGAGAAAATTTATGATATGAGGACCAAGTGGTAAGGAAGCAATCGTATTCATTCCACGGTGAATGAATTCTCGTGAAGTAGAGGGTGAGAGTTTCGTTAAGATAGGTTGAAAAATTACATGATAAGACCAATCAGGCATAAGCTATTCCTCTCGTTCTTTGTTAAGTACTAGTAGTTTATCATGAAAA from Bacillus sp. 2205SS5-2 encodes:
- a CDS encoding IS4 family transposase; this translates as PLKIIDSSTLPLNLTNHRWAKFRKTKAGVKLHLRLVFMEKGTSYPEKAIMTTAKEHDRGQLEIMVDDRECMYVFDRGYLDYERFDRMTDEGFFFLSRLRKNAVIRDVYDFKLVEDSAVLSDQMVLIGTTQNRAENYFRLIKVLDTKGNILHLITNRFDLSAEEISEMYKSRWAIELFFKWIKQHLSIKKFYGQSEWAIQNQVFIALIVFCLHVLVQIETGSKRKTLQISRYLKAAFWKSAHIWIRKIEGKAIP
- a CDS encoding GNAT family N-acetyltransferase, translating into MIYKLRKRTKEDVNEFITWTFNGVYSFYDNNIQGEKINAFLESVDSDNYYSVINDQGNLIGNCEFFNVGESPEEVIAVGVQMKPSLTGKGNGLKFIQRIAEQGRELLGYDHLELAVVDFNKRAIKVYEKASFNTKGNFQNNIRGKDYNFIIMEKDW
- a CDS encoding histidine phosphatase family protein; its protein translation is MKIGLVRHFKVKRGYPEKSVSTDELMKWVEDYDASEVVENEVDLCGVEWQQCYASDLTRAVKTAEKTYSGSVIYLEELREISIAPLFHSKFKFPYFLHMGLIRGAWWLNHRSQPESKQEILERVKTVVDQVVKTNQDTLIVGHGGIMIFMRKELIRRGFRGPSYRSPLNGWVYVFERGGLMK
- a CDS encoding dihydroorotate dehydrogenase, which gives rise to MPDWSYHVIFQPILTKLSPSTSREFIHRGMNTIASLPLGPHIINFLGREESSPYLKRSLNGIELKNPVGLSGKIDPLQSGTKAFSNLGFGFLEIGPLTIAPTKTEKQPIVDRKKQQIIFPDSSPSIGLLATIEKLKKLRKKQPLLLRLSGRPSEINEMILQLEPYADGYIIESFETNFISSPTKPLFIGISLDHLAKTDFELLNSCAGIVINSGAGTFQDLLKNVENWRKRGFQQSIITSGGIVEPENALQLLNAGVDAVMLSDGYVFSGPGLTKRVNEALVSSVLVESSPQKGWFSYWIFGLFIFLGGLLALLFSLTSIILPYDEAFLNMKKEVIWQFNDRIMLFMAHDRMTLAGTMISGGIVYMTLAYYGIRQKLRWAKQATDVAAIIGFLGIFSFIGFGYFDWLHLLFWLILLPFFLYGFFQTRGICGTPSSSNRKNDSSWYRSLFGQFLLVLLGFSFVVGGVVISTFGVTSVFVPTDLLYICMTPEQLQQFNQDLIPVMAHDRAGFGSALLSVGLLVLMLALWGFQQGNKWVWWTFFVGGLPAFISGIYIHYAIGYTSFVHLLPAYFAIGLYVGGLLLSFSFFHKLR